AGCCATAGACGGCACACAATTCCGGAAGACCGCCACCAACGAAACCGCCTTTGGAGGTCTTGTATCCGGCCACACCGAGAAGCTCACCGCCTGCCGAAACCGCACTGATGGCATGATCAGGATCGATGTTGCTTGCCAGATATGCCAGCGCCCGGGATTCGGGTTTCATCACAAGGCTGAGCTTGGCCTTGAACGCGTCCCAAAACAGATGCGCCGCGGCCTCACGGTGTCCGGCGGGAAGACCGTCTTCAATGCTGAGATGCGGGTTAGAAACCATCAGAACCAATTGCTATTTCGTCTTGTCACGGCGGGCAGGCATGCGTCACAAAGTACCGAACTTGCACTGCCGCATCGCTTCTCGCACAATTGTGGCAGTCAGGCCATTCGCCAGCCGGTCTCATTCCGGGCGATGCAGCAGGATCACGCCACACGATGAACCTTGAGAACGACATCCTCGCATGGGACCGGAAATCCGCAAGCGTCATCGGGGCGATTTACGATCGGTATGCAGGACAAAAATTCCTTGCGGCCGATCTGGTGGCGCTGGCGCAAAAGCCGGAACTGGAGGTTGGCGCAACGTGGCTTCTGAAACGATACCTGGAGCTGGAAAAGCACCGGTTGGACCCGGCGCTCTCAACGCAATTGATCAGCTTCGGGGGCGGATTTAAATCCCCGGATTCGCGGCTGCATCTGCTGCAGATGAGTGGCAACCTCGAGATCGAGGCTTCAGCGGTTGAAGCGTTCGTCCGCTTCATCGATCACTCCATGGAGGACCGCAACACATTCGTGCGGGCCTGGAGCTATTTCGGACTTGAACAACTGGCCCTGGCACATCCTGCACGCAAAGAAGATACAATTGCGCGACTGGAAATTGCAGCAGCGCTCGAACACGCAGCCTCAGCGAAAGTGCGTCTTTGCAAAGCCCTTGCAAGACTCTCGCCCGGCTGAGCTTGAAAGGACAGATACCCGCCGAGCCTATCTTAGCCGCTCAATCATCGCGGAGAAGTCTTTGCCCTTACCCTCACCGGCCACGAACTGGTTGTAAAGCTCGGTCGCCCGCGCACCCATCGGCGTTTGCGCAGATACGCTGCCGGCTGCCTGTTGCGAGAGCTTGAGATCCTTGAGCATCAGCTCGGCTGCAAAGCCGGGTTTGTAGCCATTGTCGGCAGGGCTCTGCGGGCCGATGCCCGGCACCGGGCAATAGGTGTTGACCGACCAGCAGGAGCCCGACGAGGTCGACACCACATCGAACAGGCTCTGCGCCGAGAGCCCAAGTTTCTCGGCCAATGCAAAGGCTTCGCAGGTGCCGATCATCGAGATGCCAAGCAGCATGTTGTTGCAGATCTTGGCAGATTGCCCCGCGCCGGCATCACCGCAATGCACCGCCTTCTGGCCCATGATCTCGAACAGGGGTGCAGCCCGCGCAAAAGACTCATCGCTGCCGCCCGCCATGAAGGTGAGCGTACCCGCCGAGGCCCCACCGACGCCGCCGGAAACCGGCGCATCCACTGACAACAGCCCTTGCGCGGCCGCCATGTCATGAGCCGCACGCGCACTTTCGACGTCGACTGTCGAGCAATCGATGAACACCGCGCCCTTCGTCCCGGCCGGCACGATGTCGGCATAGACCGCGCGCAGGATCGCGCCATCGGGCAGCATGGTGATCACCGCGTCCCGTCCGCTCGCGGCTTCCGCTGCAGAGCCTGCATTGGCGGCGCCTTCGACGGTCACACCCGCGACATCGAAGCCTGTCACTTCATGCCCGGCCTTGACCAGGTTCGCCGCCATCGGCGCGCCCATATTGCCCAGTCCGATAAACCCGATTTTCATGGCGTCCTCCCTGCATGTTCTCAAACACCGGCCATCAGGCCGGATCAAAAATGATATCGCCCTCCGGCGGTTCGGACAGCATGGCCTGAACCTCGGCGGCACGCACCTCCTCCACGGATCCGTGCTGCCAGCGCGGGTTTCTGTCCTTCTCGATGATCGCCGCGCGAATGCCCTCGATGAAATCGCCTTCCGAGGCGCTGCGCGAGGTAAAGCGGTATTCCTGCTGGAGCGCACCCGCGATGGTGCCGTCCCGGCGGGCGCGCCGCACCAGCTCCAACGTGCAATTGGCAGATATCGGTGATCCCGCGCGGATCGCCTTCAGGGTCGCCTGGCCCCAGTCGTCATCAGGCAGCGAAGCCACGATTTTAGCGAGGCTTGCCAGAGCGAAATGCCGATCCACCTGTTCCCGCAATCCCATCAGCGGCCCGTCCTCGGGATCCTGCGCCATGGATTGGATCACAGACACATCCCCGGTCTCGATCAGAGTTTCAACCAGTTCACGCCACAAGGCTTCCGGCACGAAGCAATCGGCAAAACCGGCCAGGATCGCATCCGACGCAGTCATCCGGTAGCCGGTGAGGCCGAGATATTCGCCCAGATGTCCCGGCGCGTTGGCCAGCAGATGCGTTCCACCGACATCGGGCACCAGCCCGATTGCGCATTCCGGCATGGCGATGCGCGTACTCTCGCCCACCACCCGGTGCGACCCGTGCAGCCCAACGCCGACGCCACCGCCCATGGTGAACCCCTGGCACAGCGCCACATAGGGTTTCGGATAGGCAGCGATCTTTGAGTTGAGCCGGTATTCGTCACGCCAGAACGTCCGGCTGGCCTCGAAATCCCCTTTCGACGCCGTAACATGCATGAATTGCAGGTCGCCACCGGCGGAGAAGGCCTTGGTTCCTTCCGCATCGATCAGCACGCAAGCCACGTCGTCATCATCGCGCCACGCATCAAGCGCTTCGTGCATGGCCAGCACCATCTCGTGGCTCACGGCATTCAGGGCCTGCGGCCGCTGCAGGGTGATCTGACCGATGCGCCCGATCTTGCGAATGCGGATGCTCATGCGGCGCGCTCGGCGATGAGGGCTCGCGACACGATCACCCGCATGATCTCGTTGGTGCCCTCGAGGATCTGGTGCACCCGAAGATCACGCACGATCTTCTCGATCCCGTAATCGGCCAGATAACCGTAGCCGCCATGCAGTTGCAGCGCATCATTGGCAACGTTGAAGGCCGTGTCGGTCACGAAGCGCTTGGCCATGGCGCAGAATTTGGTCGCGTCGGGCGCCTTGCGGTCCAGCTTGCTCGCGGCCTGCCTGAGGAAAATCCGCGCCGCCTGCAATTCGGTCTCCATGTCGGCCAGCCGGAACTGCAGCGCCTGGAACTGATCGATGGGTTTGCCGAAAGCCTGGCGTTCGCCCATATAGGTGAGCGTCTTGTCGAGCGCCGATTGCGCACCGCCCAGTGCCGAGGCCGCAATGTTGAGCCGCCCGCCATCAAGCCCGCTCATCGCGTAACGGAAGCCGGCACCCTCCTCGCCCAGCAGATTGTCCGCCGGAATCAGGCAATCATCGAACTGAACCTGGGAAGTCGGTTGAGACCGCCAGCCCATCTTGTTTTCCGGCGCGCCGAAGGAAAGTCCAGCCGTCCTGTCCTCGACGATCACCGCCGAGATGCCCTTGGGGCCGTCCGCGCCGGTCCGCGTCATCACCAGGTAGAGATCGGAAAATCCGCCGCCCGAGATGAAGGCCTTGGCGCCATTGAGCTTGTAGCCCTCATTGGTCCGCTCGGCCCGGGTCCTGAGCGCCGCCGCATCGGAGCCGGAGCCCGGTTCGGTCAGACAATAGGAGGCGATCTTGTTCATCGTGACGAGATCGGGCAGCAGCCGCGCCTTGATCTCGTCGGAGCCATAGGAGGCGATCATCCAGGCGCACATATTGTGGATCGACAGGAACGAGGCCACCGATGGGCACGCCATCGACAGGGCCTCGAACACAAGTGTCGCATCCAGCCGGGTCAGACCCGAGCCACCATCGGCCTCAGGGACATAGATTGCGGCCAATCCCAGCGCAGCGGCTTCTTCAAGCACGCCGCGCGGAATCGCCTCTTCCTTTTCCCATTGGGCCGCGAACGGGGCGATCTTCACGGCGCCAAAATCCCGCGCCATGTCAAAGATCGCCTGCTGTTCCTCGTTCAGCTCAAAGTCCATGGTCCGACCGCCTCCTCCATCCGGAAAGGAACCAAGTTGATCCCCACCTCACATGGTGGGGATAACGAACTCGGCCCCTTCCTTGATACCCGAAGGCCAGCGTGCCGTCACCGTCTTGGTGCGGGTGTAGAAGCGGAAGCCGTCCGGCCCATGCTGGTTGAGGTCACCGAAGCCGGATTTCTTCCAGCCGCCGAAGGTGTGATAGGCCAGCGGCACCGGGATCGGCACATTGACGCCGACCATGCCGATGTTGATGCGGCTGACGAAATCACGCGCGGTGTCACCATCGCGGGTGAAGATCGCGGTGCCGTTGCCGTATTCATGCTCCATCGGATAACGCAGCGCCTCGGCATAGGTTGGCGCACGGACGACGGAGAGCACCGGACCGAAAATCTCCTGCTGGTAGATGTCCATGTCGCGGGTCACGTTGTCGAACAGGCAACCGCCGACGAAATAGCCGTCCTCATAGCCCTGCATCGAGAAATCGCGGCCATCAACCACGAGCTTCGCGCCCTGCTCCACGCCCGAATTGATCAGCCCGAGCACCCGGTTGCGGGCTTCCTTGGTGACCAGCGGTCCGAAATCGACGTCATTGCCGTCGGTGTAAGGCCCGATCTTGAGCGCTTCGACCCTTGGGGCCAGCTTCTCGATCAGCAGATCTGCGGTCTTCTCGCCAACAGGAACAGCAACGGAAATCGCCATGCAGCGCTCACCGGCAGCACCATAGCCCGCGCCAATCAGCGCATCGACGGCCTGGTCCATATCAGCGTCCGGCATGATGATCATGTGGTTCTTGGCGCCGCCGAAGCACTGGACCCGCTTGCCGTTGGCGCAACCGCGCCCATAGATGTACTCCGCGATCGGTGTCGAGCCGACAAAACCGATGGCCATGATTTCCGGATGGTCGAGGATCGCGTCAACCGCACCCTTGTCGCCATTGACGACATTGAGAATGCCATCGGGCAGGCCGGCCTCGGTCATCAGTTCGGCCAGCATCAGCGGCACCGACGGATCGCGCTCGGATGGCTTGAGGATAAAGGCATTTCCGGCAGCAATCGCCGGGCAGAACTTCCACATCGGGATCATGGCCGGGAAATTGAACGGGGTGATGCCTGCGACCACGCCAAGCGGCTGACGCAGCGAATACATGTCGATGCCGGGGCCTGCACCCTCGGTGAATTCGCCCTTCAGCAGATGCGGGGCGCCAAAGCAGAATTCCGCCACTTCCAGGCCGCGGATCACATCGCCCTTGGCGTCGGGAATGGTCTTGCCGTGCTCGCGCGAAAGCGCTTCGGCCAGCTTGTCCATGTCGCGATGCAGAAGCTGAACGAACTTCATCAGCACCCGCGCGCGCTTCTGCGGGTTGGTCGCACCCCATCCAACCTGCGCCTTGGCCGCGACCTCGACAGCATGGGCCAGTTCCTCGCTGGAGGCCAGCGGCACCTTCGCCTGAACCTCGCCCGTGGCCGGGTTCATGACGTCGGCAAAGCGGTCCGATTGTCCTTTGACATGCTTGCCGCCGATGTAGTGGGTGAGTTCGTTCATGGTCGTACCTCCGCGTTATCACTGTATAGATTCACCATGCACTTACTTGTCTTGATGCTCAACAGCTCGAAATGCTCATCCGTTGTGCAAATTCGCACATCAGATACCCCTAACCTCAAGCAGCCGACAGGCCGCCATCCACTTGCAGGGTCTGGCCGGTGACGAAACTCGCGGCCGGGTCGGCAAGAAAGGCAAGCCCCGCAATGACCTCGTCGACCTCGGCCAAACGTCCCATCGGGATTGCCCGCACCAGTCCGGCTTCCGCAGCCGACCGTCCATCACCTGCCTCATCGAGAAATCCGGTGACCATCGCCGTGCGTGCGAAGGACGGGCACAGCGCGTTCACCCGCACCCCGCGCCGCGCATATTCGATCGCCGCCGATTTGGTGAGCCCCACAACCCCGTGCTTGGCGGCCGCATAGACGGACAGTCTTGGTGCGCCGACCACCCCCGCCACCGAGGCAACATTAACGATCGCTCCGACCTCGCCCGTGTCGCGGAACTGCTTTTCAAACGCAGGCAGTTGCGCCCGCATGGCAAAGAACACTCCCATCAGATCGACATCGATGATCTTGCGCGCAACATCGAGCGGTGTGTCGGGCAGAAACATCAGATCGTGGACCACGCCGGCATTGTTGACCGCAACATCGATCCGGCCGAACCGCGACAGGGCCCGTTCCACAAGCCGTTCGGAAAGCTCAGGGTCGCAGATGTCTCCGGCGCAGGTCTCGCACTCGCCGCCCAGTCCGGTTGCCAGCGCCTCAAGCGCATCGGCATCGAGATCGCTCAACACCAGACGCGCGCCAGCCCTGGAAAAATACCGCGCTGCCGCCTCGCCAAAGCCGCCGGCCGCACCGGTCAGGAGGATAACCCGGTCGGTGAACTCCGCCATTGTCATGCCTTTCCGGTGATCACGTCACCAGCCATCATGGCCAGAAGCGGGACCGCCTTGCCATAGTCCCGCGCCCGCTCGGGATTGGACGCATTGCCATCCAGCGAGCGCTTGTAGACGCCCTGCAGGATCGACGCGAGGCGGAAGAAGGAGAACGCCAGGCAGAAGGTCCAATTGTCCGCCTTGATGCCGCTGCGCTCGGTGTAGCGCGCCACGTAAACGGCTTCCTGAGGGATGCCGAGCTGATCGCGGTCGAGACCGCCAAGCCCCCTGAACCCGCTGTCATGGGGCAGACGCCATTGCATGCACTGATAGGCAAGATCGGCCATCGGGTGCCCGAGCGTCGACAGTTCCCAGTCGATCAGCGCCAGCACATGACCGCCATGGCCGTCAAAGATCATGTTGTCGAGCCGGAAATCACCATGCACCACCGAGACCTGACCATCATCCTCGGGCAGGTTTTCGTTGAGCCAGCTCATCAGCTTGTCCATGTCCTCAAGCTCGTCGGTCTTACTGGCAAGATATTGCTCGCTCCAACGCCTGATCTGGCGCGCAAAATAATTGCCCGGTCGGCCGAAATCCCCAAGGCCTGCGGCTTCCGGGTCGACGCTGTGCAGTTTCGCAAGCACCTGGTTCATGCCGTCATAGACCGCGGTACGTTCCGTCATGGTGGTTTCCGGCAAGGCCGGATCCCAGAATATGTGCCCCTCGATCAGCTCCATGACGAAATACATCCGGCCGATGGCGCTGTGCTCATCAGACAGGCCAAGCACTTTGGGCACCGGGACGCCCTGATCCGCCAACGCCTTCATCACCCGGTACTCACGGTCGACCTGATGAGCGGATTTGAGCAGCGTTCCAGGCGGCTTGGCGCGCAGCACATAGCGGCCGCTGTCAGCTTCAACCCGGTAGGTCGGGTTGGATTGCCCGGTGTTGAACTTCATGATCTCATGAAGGCCAGAAAAGCCGGGAACCAGCTCGTGCAGTTCATCGGCCAGGTTTTCCATGTCAAACGGTTCGGCATCCATCTCAAGCGTCCTCCCTGCTCATCGGCTTATTGCATGCCTTCAAGCATCCTTGAACAGCCGGACCGCATGTTGAACAGACAATCCGCCATCAATCGGCAGGATCGCCCCAGTGATGTAGGCCCCCGCCCGACTGCAAAGATAGATGGTCGCGCCAGCCACATCGTCCGGCTGCCCGATCCGGCCAAGCGGCACCCCGGTGCTGATCCGCTCGACCTGTTCATCGCGCCCGGTCGCAAAGGCTGTCATCTTGCTCTGGAAGGGACCCGGGGCGAAGGCGTTGACCGTAATCCGCCGTCCGGCCAGTTCCTCGGCAAGTGTCCTTGTAAGATGATGCACAGCGGCCTTGGAGGCGGTGTAGGAATAGGCACCATCGGCGACCGGCTGGGTCCCCATTACCGAACCCAGATTGATCACCCGCGCCGGATCCTCGGCGCTGGCCGCTTCAACCATCAGCGGCGTCAGCTCGCGGGTCAGCGTGAAAAGTCCCGCCACATTGACACCCATCACCTTGGCCCAGGCCGCATGGGGGAATTCCTCATAGCTTGCTCCCCAGGAAACGCCAGCATTGTTGACCAGGATGTGAAGCTGCGCTGTGCGCGCCTTCACCGCTTCCACAAGGGCTGCAATCCCTTCCTCGGTCCCCACATCGCCGGCAAATCCTTCCACCGAGCCGGTACAACCAAGTGCGTTGATCTGCTCGGCCACGCGGGCGCAATCCTCACCCTTGCGCGAGGCGATCAGCACCCGCGCGCCAGCCTGCGCCAGTCCGGTAGCAATCATCCGCCCGATACCTGTTGCCCCTCCGGTTACCAGCGCGACCTTGCCGCGAACCGAAAACAGGTCTTCCAAATAGCTCATTGTGCCACCTCCCAATGGTAACGCCGGGCATTGCATCGCCACCCCTGTAAAGGATGTCAACGGACTGCTCAAATCGGCCCGCGAACGATTGCCGCCCGAAGCCTGGACAGATAGCATGGCTTACAATTGACGTGTGCGTAAAGGGAAGATTCGGCAAATAGCGAAGCCCGCAGTGCACAACAGGAGGGGGAGATCAATTTGACCGGTACAAACGCGATGGACCTGGGGATTTCGAGCAATCTCAAGCCACTGCTGGAGGCAGTGCGCGACATGGTGCGCAATGAAATCATCACGCTCGACGACGAATTCCTGGCTGAGGTCGGCTCCCGGGGCGACCGCTGGAGCTACACCCCGCGGCAGACCGAAATCCTCGAAGGCCTCAAGGCCAAGGCCCGCGAGCGCGGGCTCTGGAACCTCTGGCGCACCCACGCCGGAAACGGCCTGACCACGGTCGAATATGCCTATCTGGCGGAAGAAATGGGCAAGGCGCATCTGGGTGCGGAAACCTTCAACTGCTCGGCGCCCGACACCGGCAACATGGAGGTGCTTGGCCGCTACGGAACGCCCGAGCATCAGGCGCAATGGCTTGAGCCGCTGCTCGAGGGAAAGATCCGTTCCGCCTATCTGATGACCGAGCCGGACATGGCCTCTTCCGACGCCACCAACATTTCGATGCGCTGCGTCCGCGACGGCGATTCCTACGTCCTCAACGGTGAGAAATGGTGGGCCTCGGGCGCCGGCGATCCGCGCTGCGCGATCTACATCGTGATGGTGCGCACCGGCGATGACGACACGCCCAAACACGCCCGCCATTCGATGATCCTGGTGCCCGCCGACACGGCCGGAATCGACAAGCTGCGCCCCATGCAGGTCTATGGCCATGATGACGCGCCGCATGGCCACTACCATCTCAGATTCACCGATGTGCGGGTGCCGGCAAGCAATCTGCTGGTCGGCGAGGGCAAGGGCTTCGAAATCGCGCAAGGACGGCTTGGGCCGGGCCGGATCCACCATTGCATGCGCGCCATCGGCCAGGCCGAAATGGCACTCGAACTGATGTGCAAACGCGCGCTCGCCCGCGAGGCTTTCGGCAAGAAGCTGGCCCAGCTTGGCGCCAATTACGACATCATCGCCGAATGCCGGATGGAGATCGAAATGGCGCGGCTGCTGTGCCTAAAGGCCGCCTGGATGATGGATCAAGGCGATGCCCGTGCCGCAGCCCCCTTTATCAGCCAGATCAAGGTGGTGGCACCGCGCGTGGCGCTCAAGGTCACCGACGAGGCTGTGCAGATGTTCGGCGGACAGGGCATTTCCCAGGACACGCCGCTGGCCCGCATGTGGACCCATCTGCGCACCCTGCGCCTCGCCGACGGCCCCGATGCCGTCCACCGCCGTCAGGTCGCCCGCGCCGAACTCAAGCGCTACACCCAGGAAAAGGTCTGACCCCGCCATGAAAGCCATCATCTGTCCGGACTACGGACCCGTTTCAAATCTCGAATACCGCGACATGCCCGAACCGGACCCGGGCAAGGCCGAAGTGGTGATCAGCGCCGAGGCGATCGGGGTCAATTATCCCGACGGGCTTCTGGTCCAGGGTCTCTACCAGATGAAGCCCGAAACACCGTTCATTCCGGGCATGGAAGCCGCTGGCCGGATCAAAAGCGTCGGCGCCGGTATCACCAGCCTCAAGCCTGGTGACCGAGTCGTGGCCATGATCGACCGAGGCGCCTATGCGCAACAGGTGCTCGCACCCGCAGACCGCGTCTTTGCCCTTCCCGATCAGATGACCTGTGAGGACGCCTGCGCCTTGATGTGCGCCTGGGGCACCTCGCATCACGCCCTGCGCCAGCGCGCGCAACTCAAGAAAACCGAGACTTTGCTGGTGCTTGGCGCCGCGGGCTCAACCGGCCTGGCGGCCGTATCGATTGGCAAGGCCATCGGCGCACGGGTGATCGCGGTGGCCTCGAGCGATGAAAAACGCTCAGCCTGCCTGGACGCAGGCGCGGATGTTGCCCTGCCCTATGAGGGCCTGCGCGAAGCGCTCAAATCGGAAACCGGCGGAAAAGGCGTGGACGTCGCCTACGACCCGGTCGGCGGCCCCGCCTTCGAGGTGGCCGCCCGCGCCATGGCCCGCAATGGACGGCTCTTGGTGGTCGGCTTCGCCTCGGGCGAAATCCCAAAACTCGCGGTCAATCTGGCACTGCTCAAGGAATATTCGCTGGTTGGCGTGTTCTGGGGCTCCTTTGTGAGCCATGAGCCCAAGGCCTATGCCGCCAACAACCGCGAACTCTTCGCCTGGCATTCGAGCGGCCTGATCAAGCCGCGGATCGATGTACGCCGGCCCCTGTCCGAAGCTGCCGATGCCTTGCAGCGCATTCTCGACCGCGGCGCGGTCGGAAAGACCATCCTGATCCCCTGAGGACCGCACATGACCCTGCCAACCACCATGAACGCGCTTGTGCTCAAACACGGCGGCCTCAGCGACGCACCGCGCACGGGCGCTGCCATCGACAGCCTCGAGCCCTATCTCGACTATTGTCCCCTGCCCGTCCCCAGGCCCGGGCCAGGCGAAGTTCTGATCAAGGTGCGGATGGCTTCGGTCAACCCGTCCGATCTCTATTTCATCAAGGGCGAATACGGCCAGCCGCGCGTCAAGGGCGCTGCGGCGGGCTTTGAAGGCGTCGGCGACGTGGTCGACGGCAACGGCCTCTATGCCCGCTATCTCAAGGGCAAGCGGGTGGCCTTTGTCGGCGGGGTCGCGGGTTCTGGCGCCTGGGCGGAGTATATAGCGGTGTCAGCCGCCACCTGCGTGGTGGTGAAACCGGCGATGCGCGACGAGGATGCTGCAGGCCATGTGGTCAATCCGGTGACCGCCTGGACCATGTTCGACATCGTCCGCCAGTCGGGCTCGAAGAGCTTCATCTTCACCGCCGGCTTTTCGCAGCTGGGCAAGCTGATGGCGGGACTGGCGCGCGATCATGGCTACAGCATGATCGCGGTGATCCGCAAACCAAGCCAGGCCGCCCATCTCCAAAGCCTCGGCGCGGCCCATGTGCTGATTGAGTCCGACCCGGAATTTGATGCCAGGCTTGCGGCTCTGTGCAAGAGCGAGAAGCCGCGTGTGCTGCTTGATGCGGTGGCGGGCCAGCGCGCGGCAGATATCTTCACCGCGATGCCGGCGCGGGCCCGCTGGGTGATCTATGGCAAACTCGACACGGCGCCGCCAACCATCCCCGAAACTGGCCAGCTGATCTTCATGGACAAGAAGATCGAGGGCTTCTGGCTGACAAAATGGTTCAAGCGCGCATCGCTGATCGAGAAGCTCAAAACCCTGCGCGGCGTGCAGAACCGTTTCATCTCAGGGGCCTGGAAAACCGAAGTGGTGGCCACCGTGAAGCTCTCCGACGCCATGCAGGACCTTCCCGAAGCGCTGAAACTGGGCGACGGCAAGGTGATGCTCGTGCCATAGCGCCGTGCCAGGCATTGATAGTTTACTTTAGTTATTGCGTATAACCTTATGTTTAGATTCGATCTTTCCGCTTCTCTAAAGGTTAAACATGAAGCGAGATCATCATTGAGGGAGACGGAGAACTTTCCATCTGGCCAGGGCGTCCTATGTCAAAACCATGGAGGCCACACTATGACCGATCCCAAGCGCATCAAAATCAACCACCGCATCGCAGCTCTTGTTGCCGCCCTCGTGGCGGCGACACTTCTCTTGCTGACCCCGGCCCGCGCAGATGACGCCGCCGCGGCACAGTCCATCATCGAGAGCCAGATCCAGGCCTTTCTGGCCGATGACATGGCAACCGCCTATTCCTTCGCCGCCCCGTCCATCAAGCGCATGTATCCCGATGAAAGCCGCTTCTTCGACATGGTCAAACGCGGCTACCAGCCGGTCTACCGCCCGGGCAATTTTGCCTTCGGCCGCTCCAAGCTGGCGCCCGATGGCTCAGGCCTGATCCAGGAGGTGCTGATCCAGGGGCCGGACGGCCAGGACTGGACGGCGCTCTACTCGCTCGAGCGGCAGCCCGATGGCAGCTTCAAGATCAACGGCGTCCAGATGATCAAGGCCGCAGCGCCGGTCACCTGAACGGGTCACCCATGCCTGCCGGGGCACTGGCAGAGGAGCTTCGGGCACTGCCCGGAAACGGACATGGCGAACCCTCCCGCGCGGCAATCGCCGGGATGTGCTGTGCGATGAATTCCGGAGGGCCGCGCACAGGCTGCGCCGTTCGGAAATTGGGTTTTGGTGTGTGCATGCTGGTGGAACATGCACGGGGGTGGCGCAACCTGCGCACGGCCCGAAATTCGCCGGATGATGTCCGCATCCGACAGACGGAAACCGGATCCTGCAACAGCCCGGACAGAGGCCGCCACGCTCACCTTGAACCACGCTCCGGCACGCACACAGGCCTTCGTTGCCGATGCGGGGGCGCCGGTGCTCAAATCAGCACCAACCCCGCATCCGAAAGCCGGTCCGCCACAGGCCCGTTTCCACCCCCGGCCCGGCTGCCGGCCGGCGCGAACCGGCACAGGGGACAGGGGCTTCTCCGGTGGCTGGCTTGGCCAGCAAACGCCACAAAGCGCCAACAGGCTGCCAACGGAAACGCGGTCGTTTCCACCTCCCCTCCGGCATTGCCGCACGTTACGCCAACACCACAAGGGCCTTCCTCCCGCCTGGCTCGAAGCGTTCACGATCCATCCGGCAGCGGGAGCATGCAAAGTGTGACACGGGGTTTGGAGGGTGGGGAAGAAATGGGCGCGATATTGCAGTGATGACAGTGCCGTGGCTTTCTCCCCATTGGTGGGGGAGAAAGCAAAATCATGACCTTAGCGTCAGCTAAGTCATAGATTTTGCAAGAGAGGGGGTCGGATCAAGCTCCAGAATTTTCCCCTCACCTGCAATTTCTAGCACTTAGCCTTCGGCTAAGACGCTGAAATTGCTTCCTCTCCCACAAGGGGAGAGGCCGAACCGCCGTGCCTACGCGTTTGGTATGCTTCGGTCGTGGCTCCGGGAAACGGAGAAACAGGCCGACAGCGAATGGCGTGGTGGGGCGGAGAGCGGCTGTTTGCTGCATGAGATTTTAGCGCCAACTTCAAGTCGCGTGGAGCTCCGCCTACATCTTCGCGAAATCACTGGACCGAACAGCCCCGGTTTTGTTGGGCACCATGGGTCTGCGGCTGTTCGCCGATTGCCCTTCCACGCAAGTAAGGTAATCTGCAACCACTGCCCTGCGATGAATTCGCAACGGAAAGCGTTAACTGTCAATGGTGCGAAGGCACAAGTCTTGATTGCGTAGGGCAATGAAGCCCATTTATTTACCCTATGTCCAAAGCCAGTTTCCGCAACGCTCCCGTCGCCGCTCTTATCTACGAATTCCTCTACGACGCCTACGCGTTGATAGAATCGGAGAGGGCACGTTTTGACACCTGGTGG
The DNA window shown above is from Hoeflea phototrophica DFL-43 and carries:
- the mmsB gene encoding 3-hydroxyisobutyrate dehydrogenase, which encodes MKIGFIGLGNMGAPMAANLVKAGHEVTGFDVAGVTVEGAANAGSAAEAASGRDAVITMLPDGAILRAVYADIVPAGTKGAVFIDCSTVDVESARAAHDMAAAQGLLSVDAPVSGGVGGASAGTLTFMAGGSDESFARAAPLFEIMGQKAVHCGDAGAGQSAKICNNMLLGISMIGTCEAFALAEKLGLSAQSLFDVVSTSSGSCWSVNTYCPVPGIGPQSPADNGYKPGFAAELMLKDLKLSQQAAGSVSAQTPMGARATELYNQFVAGEGKGKDFSAMIERLR
- a CDS encoding enoyl-CoA hydratase/isomerase family protein, whose translation is MSIRIRKIGRIGQITLQRPQALNAVSHEMVLAMHEALDAWRDDDDVACVLIDAEGTKAFSAGGDLQFMHVTASKGDFEASRTFWRDEYRLNSKIAAYPKPYVALCQGFTMGGGVGVGLHGSHRVVGESTRIAMPECAIGLVPDVGGTHLLANAPGHLGEYLGLTGYRMTASDAILAGFADCFVPEALWRELVETLIETGDVSVIQSMAQDPEDGPLMGLREQVDRHFALASLAKIVASLPDDDWGQATLKAIRAGSPISANCTLELVRRARRDGTIAGALQQEYRFTSRSASEGDFIEGIRAAIIEKDRNPRWQHGSVEEVRAAEVQAMLSEPPEGDIIFDPA
- a CDS encoding acyl-CoA dehydrogenase family protein encodes the protein MDFELNEEQQAIFDMARDFGAVKIAPFAAQWEKEEAIPRGVLEEAAALGLAAIYVPEADGGSGLTRLDATLVFEALSMACPSVASFLSIHNMCAWMIASYGSDEIKARLLPDLVTMNKIASYCLTEPGSGSDAAALRTRAERTNEGYKLNGAKAFISGGGFSDLYLVMTRTGADGPKGISAVIVEDRTAGLSFGAPENKMGWRSQPTSQVQFDDCLIPADNLLGEEGAGFRYAMSGLDGGRLNIAASALGGAQSALDKTLTYMGERQAFGKPIDQFQALQFRLADMETELQAARIFLRQAASKLDRKAPDATKFCAMAKRFVTDTAFNVANDALQLHGGYGYLADYGIEKIVRDLRVHQILEGTNEIMRVIVSRALIAERAA
- a CDS encoding CoA-acylating methylmalonate-semialdehyde dehydrogenase; protein product: MNELTHYIGGKHVKGQSDRFADVMNPATGEVQAKVPLASSEELAHAVEVAAKAQVGWGATNPQKRARVLMKFVQLLHRDMDKLAEALSREHGKTIPDAKGDVIRGLEVAEFCFGAPHLLKGEFTEGAGPGIDMYSLRQPLGVVAGITPFNFPAMIPMWKFCPAIAAGNAFILKPSERDPSVPLMLAELMTEAGLPDGILNVVNGDKGAVDAILDHPEIMAIGFVGSTPIAEYIYGRGCANGKRVQCFGGAKNHMIIMPDADMDQAVDALIGAGYGAAGERCMAISVAVPVGEKTADLLIEKLAPRVEALKIGPYTDGNDVDFGPLVTKEARNRVLGLINSGVEQGAKLVVDGRDFSMQGYEDGYFVGGCLFDNVTRDMDIYQQEIFGPVLSVVRAPTYAEALRYPMEHEYGNGTAIFTRDGDTARDFVSRINIGMVGVNVPIPVPLAYHTFGGWKKSGFGDLNQHGPDGFRFYTRTKTVTARWPSGIKEGAEFVIPTM
- a CDS encoding SDR family NAD(P)-dependent oxidoreductase translates to MAEFTDRVILLTGAAGGFGEAAARYFSRAGARLVLSDLDADALEALATGLGGECETCAGDICDPELSERLVERALSRFGRIDVAVNNAGVVHDLMFLPDTPLDVARKIIDVDLMGVFFAMRAQLPAFEKQFRDTGEVGAIVNVASVAGVVGAPRLSVYAAAKHGVVGLTKSAAIEYARRGVRVNALCPSFARTAMVTGFLDEAGDGRSAAEAGLVRAIPMGRLAEVDEVIAGLAFLADPAASFVTGQTLQVDGGLSAA